Genomic DNA from Bacillus oleivorans:
AGTGTGATTGAAGAACAATTAGATGGTTCGCTAGAATGGGTTCCGCCTATGCTCGGCGGCGAGGATTTTTCCGCATTCACTAATGAAAAGCCGGGCTGCTTTGTATTTATCGGATCGGGAAATGAAGCGAAGGGAATCGTTTATCCTCACCACCATCCTAAGTTTGATCTAGATGAAAGAGCGATGAAGGAAGGCTTGAAATTTCACGTATTCACAGCCCTAACACTAACCAATCAATAGCATCTAGAGGAGGGGAAATATGGCACAAAATTTTGAAAAACAAAAAAGATCATTTTTTGACCGTTTGCTCGATTCTATTGAAAAGGTAGGGAATAAGCTGCCTGACCCGATCGTCTTGTTTTTTATTCTATGTGGGATTACTTTACTCGTATCTTTAATTGCTTCATTAATAAACATTTCAGCGGTCCATCCTGTTACAAAAGAAACCGTTGAAGTTATTAATCTATTAAATGGTGAAGGAATCGTTAACATGCTGACAAACATGGTGACGAACTTCAGTTCATATCCGCCGCTTGGTATGGTACTAGTCATGATGATAGGGGTTGGCCTTGCCGAACAGAGCGGATTCTTTTCAACGCTGTTAAAGCGTGCAGTTGTTTCAACACCTAAAAAAGTTCTGATTCCAAGTATTATACTAATTGCAATTGTTGCCAATGCAGCCGGTGATGCGGGTCCTGTCGTACTACCTCCGTTAGCAGCAACAGTCCTAATGGCATTTGGATATCACCCTCTAGTCGGTTTAGTGATGGCTTATGCATCCACACTAGGTGCTTTTGCTGCAAACCTTATTATTGGTATGTCCGATACACTGGTAGCCGGCTTTACTGGACCAGCTGCGCAAACAGTTGATCCCGATTATGTTGCAAACCCGGCGATGAACTATTATTTCATTGTCGCATCAACCTTTATTTTACTTCCAGTAGCTCTATGGGTTACTCATAAATTTACGATTCCGCGCTTCGGAACATATACGGGTGAAATTGAAAAAATGGAGGCTATTACGCCTGAAGAAAGCCGCGGCTTAAAATGGGCCGGTATTTCAGCACTTCTGTTTGTTGGTGTTATTTTAGCTTTACTACTTCCGGAGAATGGGATTCTGCGAAACCAAGAAACAGGTTCTATGATTGATAATTCCCCGTTTATTAATGGGATTGTGCCAATCTTAACGATCTTTTTCTTTATTCCGGGTCTATTTTATGGATTTGGAGCTAAAACCATTCAGACCTCAAAAGATTTTGGGGATATGCTAGGCAAGTCATTGAGCACAATGGGTCCATACATTGTTCTAGTGTTTGCGGCTGCTCAATTACTGAGCTTCTTCAACGCTAGTAATCTAGGTCCGATTATCGCAATTAAAGGGGCAGAATTCTTACAAGACATTGGACTTACGGGAGTTCCTTTAATCATCCTGTTTATTTTGTTTGTCGCATGTGTCAACCTATTAATTGGCAGTGCATCAGCAAAATGGGCGATTTTAGCGCCTATTTTTGTACCGATGTTCATGTATTTAGGCTATGATCCAGCATTTACACAAGCAATCTATCGAATCGGGGATTCGATTACAAACCCAATTACGCCGATGCTTCCTTATCTAGTATTGCTATTATCTTTTGCGAAAAGATTTGATCCTAAAATTGGGCTTGGAACGTTGATTTCAGCGTTATTCCCATATACAGTGTTCTTCGGAATCTTCTGGATCATCTTAATCGTCATCTGGTACCTAATCGGAATTCCGGTTGGACCAGAAGGACCGATTCTTTTAAAATAAAAGAAAAACAACCAAGATCTTTATGGTCTTGGTTGTTTTTAGTTAAAGCTAGTATTTGAACAACTAAGGTGAGCTTTACGCTGATATTTAAATAGCCAATATAACCCGCTAATTGAGAGTAAAGCAACAATGCCACAAATATACCAGAGTAAGGATGGGATTCCAATCACCTTTCCTGTTTGCAAGAGCCATCCGCCAATTCCTTGACTTAGTCCTCCGCCAATCGCCATGGAAAAATAGAAAAATCCAAAATAGCTCGAAGTCATTCCCTCTTGTGATGAAAGAGCGGTTAAATCATAGATTGCTGGTTCGGCCACCATCACCCCAATTGCAAAAAGAAGAAAGCCTATAAAAAAGATTGCAATATTAGCCGTGATTCCGATCGTAACTAACCCAAAACCCATCAGCATCATTCCAAAACAAACAGCATTTTGAGTGTTTTTAATAAGAGATTGAATCGGATATTGAATGAAAATAATCAAAGCAGCAAAGGTAAAATACAATCCAGAAACGATCTTTGGTGTTCCTGTAAGTTCTTCTGCATAAATCGGAATCGTTAAATAAAGCTGGATAAACATAAACCAATATCCGGTCATTAAACAGGTAAAGATAACAAAAAAACGATCCTTGATTACGGTTCGAAGCATCTGCTTAAATGAAGGGGTGTCAGTGTGAATATTTATATCTGGCAAAATAAAATAGGTAAGAATTCCTCCTATTATAAATAGTCCGCCACTGACAAAACATAAATAATAAAAAGGAAATTCAATTAACATAGCACCTGCCAGAGCAGCCCCAACCATTCCAATATTTTTAATGATTTTATCAATAGAAAATACTCGTCTTCTTTCATCAAGCGGGGTTAATTCTGTCAGAGCTGCTTTACTTGCAGGTTCGAACAAAGATCCGCCCAGACCTGATACAATAGCTGCCAGTAATAAACCAGGAATAGATGTAGCAATCGCAAACATTAGGAAACCAACCCCTCTTATGAAGAGGCCTAATGAAATAATCATTTTATATCCAAAGATATCTCCAATGGCTCCAAAGAAGAAAGTTGTCCCTTGTTGACTAAATTGGCGTACCATTAAGACCATTCCGGCGATAAAAGGAGTGAACAGCAAGTTCTCGGTAATATAGTAGGCCAAGTATGGGATTAAAGCATAGAATCCCATGGACATCAATAATGAGTTGACAAATAGCAAAACTACACCCTTTGGAAGTCTGTTTCGTTTCATCTTTTTTCCTCCTCTTCTTCATCGTAATAGATCGTTTGTTATTTGTATAACGAATTATTATAATGATTGCTATCAATATTTTTGATAATGGGAGCGATGAAAAAGATGGAGTTTGAACAACTTGAGGCTTTTTTAGCGGTCAGTCAAACGAAAAACTTTACGAAAGCGGCAGAATTACTGCATATTGCGCAGTCAACTGTGACTACCAGAATTAAGCTGTTGGAAGAAAAAATGAATAAGAAATTATTTGAACGGAATAATCGGATGGTTGAATTAACGCCTGCAGGAATAAATTTTCTCCCCTTTGCCCAAAGGATTCAAGAGTTAATGTATGAAGGTGAGAAAATCGTTCGCTCTGAAGGGCTATTTGAAGGTTCAATTGTTTTTGGCAGTCTGCAATCTCTTTGGGAATATGTATTTCCGCCGATTATCTCCGCCTTTCGAAAAGAACAGCCCAAGATTGCGCTCCGTACCATTACAGGACATTCAAACGATATTATTCAAAAAATGATGGATGGTTTTATTGATATCGGGGTCGTATATATTCCGCCTCATCATCATGAAATTGAGGTGGTACCTTATTTCGAAGATACTATTCACCTATTCGCACACCAAAACTTTGTGATAAAAAAAGATTCGATTGTAACGGAGGATTTTAATAAACTGCCCTATATTCACATGAATTGGGGGTCACCCTTTACTGAATGGTATTTGAAATCGCTTGGCGATGTCATCTATCCTCTTCAGGTAGATAACTCAACTTTGTTTGTAAAAATGCTTCTTTCAGGGGAGGGAATTGGATTTTTGCCTGAATATATTGCAAAAGGGCATGTACAGGAAAATCAACTAAAAAAATTACCATTCACTCCTACCCACCCAATACCTAAAAGACCAGCGTATATAATATATCCGAAGAGGAAAAAGGCAAAGGTCGAACAATTGCTTCATTTTTTATTGTAAGTTTAAAAATAATGAAAACAATAAGAATTTTATATACATAAAAGGGTTCTGGCAAAAAAAGGTGAAGTAGTATCCATACTATTTTTTACGGAGGTATTACAGTTTATGGAACCGCGAATTACTGTTATTACATTAGGTGTGGATGATTTGGAGAGATCATTATTATTCTATCGGGATGGGCTGGGACTATCGACAGAAGGGATAATTGGCCAAGAGTTTGAACACGGTGCAGTGGCTTTCTTTGACTTACAAGCAGGATTAAAGCTTGCCATTTGGAATCGGAAAGATATCGCATATGATACAAAAATGAACCAGACAGGATCGAGTCCAACAGAATTTACCATTGGTCATAATGTAAGAAGTAAGAAGGAAGTTGATCAGGTCATGGAACAGGCAAAGAAGGCTGGTGCTACGATCACAGTCCCTGCACATGAGACGTTTTGGGGTGGATACTCAGGCTATTTTCAGGATCCTGATGGGCATTTATGGGAAATTGTATGGAATCCTCAATGGGAGATTTGATTAGAAGTAAAATAAACATATTTAAGAGAAAATCAAAACAGTTATTCCCATTTTTAACTAAAAATTGTACATTTTTCATAGAGATGTTTAGTATGTATTTAAATGGATTTATCTTATCTTTATAACTATGATTAGATATTTTAATAAAGGGAGATTATGATGTCTAAAGTGGATTCAACAAAAGATTTAATAAAACAAATTAATGGTTATCACGCTTTTATTAATCGATCTGGTGAACTAATCTCCCACTTTTCTCGAAGTGGAATAAGTACATATATATCTCCTGCCTCTCTTACTTTATTAGGTTACGAATCTAAAGAATTAATAGGAAAGAGTATCTTTGATTTCTGCCATCCCCAAGATCAGTATCTACTTGAGCAGATCTTTTCACCGTTTCTCCAAAGTGATACTGAAAAGAAACGTACCACTTTTCGTATAAGGCGGAAAGAAGGTAATTATATATGGGTAGAGTCTACCTTTATTATTATTGATTCAGAGGAACTTTTTTGTATTTCACGTGATGTAACTGAACAAAAAGTAATAGAAGAAGAACTCAAGGCTAACCAGGATAAATATCAGCTTTTGGTGGATAATTTATTGGATACTGTAGGAATTATTACATTAAACGGTATCTGGATTTATATTAATGAAGCAGGAAAACGTTTATTTGGTACAATCCGGAGCGAGGAGATTATTGGTAAATCGTTTATAGACTTGTTTCCAGAGAAGGAAAGGAATCGAATTCAAGAATGCATGGAAAGAAGCTTATTAAACCTTTCTGCCTCATTAAACGAGGTTACCATTCTTCGCCAGGACCACCAAACAAAGCAAGTTGAACTTAAATTTATTCCAACCATATATAAAGAGAAAAAGACGTATCAAGTAATTATTCGTGATATAACAGAAAGAAAAAAGATTGAGGAGAAACTGCAGCAAACTGAAAAACTGTCAGTAGTCGGACAATTAGCCGCAGGAATCGCCCATGAAATTCGTAACCCACTCACCGCTATTAAGGGGTTTACCCAATTGGTAAAAGAAAATTATACGGATGAATATCTCAGTGTGGTTTTAACAGAACTGGAACAGATCGAGACCATTATTAATGACTTGTTAATTTTGGCAAAACCACAGGTGGAAATCATTCAAAAGGTAGACATCAGAGACATTATTGAAAGTTCCATTACTTTATTTCATTCACAAGCGATCCTTTCTAATTGTGAATTTATCGTTAATATTAACTTTAAGAACCAATATGTTGTAGGTGAATCGGAACAATTAAAGCAGGTTTTTATTAACCTTATTAAAAATTCAACGGAAGCTATGCCGAATGGCGGGAATATCCTGATCAATGCAGATATTGTTGAGGATATGATTAAAATCCTAATCACAGATGAAGGTGTAGGCATTCCTAAAGATAGAATACTAAAGCTTGGTGAACCGTTTTATAGTACAAAGGAAAAAGGGACAGGATTGGGGCTGATGATTTGTAATCGAATCATAAAAAACCATAGTGGTTCTCTCCATATTGACAGTAAAGTGAATGAGGGGACGACAGTTACCATACAACTCCCTAGGGTTCCATAAATCTCAAGCTGCCATGCTTGAGATTTTTATTTTACTTAATTTTTTATTTTGCAATAAATCAAACTTCAAATCGTCTTATTAATAGAAAAGGGGGAGTGATAGGTGAGTCATCAGGATTTAGATATAGAAGAAATATACAATCTTTACTATAAAGACGTTTATCATTTTGCTATCTACTATACCAACAATAAACATGAAGCAGAAGACATCACTCAGGAAACATTTATAAAGGCAATGAAGAATTTGAACTCTCTACAGAGTTTAGAGAAAGCAAAGGTCTGGATTCTTACAATTGCTAAGAATACAGCAATAGATTACAAAAGAAAAATGAGAAGGATTTCGTTTTTCCCGGCATTTTTTAAGGAAGAACGATTATCTGCCCCTTCTCCCGAGGAAAGAATGCTAGGACAAGATTCATGGAAATATGTGCAAAAAGCACTCTTAAAATTAAAGCCTCAATACCGCAGTATTTTAATTTTAAGAGGGATTAAAGAGTATTCTACACAGGAAACAGCAGAAATTTTAGGGATTACTGAGGAAAAAGTTCGAATGAACTACCATCGTGCCAAAACCTATTTAAAAAGAGAAGTTGGTTCTTTGGAAGAAGGGTGGGAAATGATCAATGAACGGAAATAATAAAGTAGAGGAAGAATTGCTCATAAGTCTACGGAACCGTCCTGACAAAGATCCTGATCCGCAGTTTGTTGGTGAATTACGGCATCGATTGAATAAAGGGGGACGTACTCTTCGAAAGCGGTCATTTGCCCCTTTCAAGGTATTTTTATCAATGAGTGCTGTTGTTGCTATTTTATTTGTCCTATCTTTACATTATTTTGGAGGACTACAACAAGCGAGTCGACAGACACCTGATTCGGCACTTCCTTCAGAAACGCAAATTCAGGATTTACTCGATTCGAATGCAGCATACAATGAATTGTACCAGCAGGTTGTAAAGGTCACGGGCATGCAAGAAGAAGGAAAGAACTTAATTTTATATTTAGATGCAGCTATTAATGGTAAGCCAGATGTTTTGAAGGAAGTAATATACCAACCTAATAATGAATTGATCATCGAAGTTCAAAAACATTATCAAAATGTAAAGGCTGATACGATAAAACTTAAAAGTATCCTGCCCGATAGCGATCATGATGGGTTTGAGGTTATCTTTTCATTTCAACGGGGAGAGCTTCAACAAGTGAAAAATCTTTTTCTGCGATTCGGAAATCAAGAAGAATTGAAAGTAGAAGAGCCTTTAAAGCCGCTTGAAGATGGAAAGTTTAATGAAACAGAAAATCGATTCACGCTGACTGAGGAAGAAAGAAATGCGTACGAGTGGTTTAGGCTTGAACAAAACATCGAAAATCTCAAAGGATTATCTCCTATTAGTATTGCAAAACTTTATATTCAAGCAGGATTAGACGAAGATTATGTGACAGAATATGCGTTATACACAACAAGACTAGATCGTGTGCAATGGAGCCTGGAAGAACATCTAGAGTATTCTCGCGAACCACTTACCGAAGCTCAAAAAACAGAGATTATTAGTCAGTACAATAATATTGAAGATGGAGAATTTATACAGACTGGAGAAAACGAAGGATATATTTCCTTTATGGGAAGTCATGGTGAAATGGGTTTCCAAATGGTAAAAGATGAAAGCGGTGTGTGGAAGGTTTCCTTCATGCCGATTCAGTAAGAAAGGTTAACATTCTAATGGTATTAAAAGATTTTTGATAGAAGGAAACCTGTAATTGCTAAAGACTTATAGTTAAATGGTCTGTTTATTAAGGGTACGAGTTCAATGAATCTCGTACCCTTTTACAATCCAATCTCACTTGCTTCCTTTGTTTCCGGATTTTCCAATGTGGAAGGGATCGTTCTAAAAGTAAGCTCAAATGTCGTGCCTGCTCCCGGTTCACTTTCTACGTGAATCGTTCCTTTCATTGCTCTGGCAATGCTATAAACGACCATAAGACCAAGCCCGGTTCCCTTGTCTCCTTTAGTAGAGTAGTAGGGTTCACCCAATCGGTCAATTTGTTCTCGGGACATACCAGATCCGGTATCCTGAATACGAATCATCACTTTTGATGATGTGGTTTTCGTTTCTACTGTTAATATACCTCCATTGGGCATTGCTTCGATTGCATTTTTCATGATATTTACCATACATTGATGGAACTTTTGCGGATCTCCTTCGATTGTGCCCCACATTGAGAAGTCTTCGACAATTTGAACCGAATTCCGATTGGCAGTCGGCTCCAGCAATTGAACCACATGTTTTAACTCGTCATGGATATTAAAGGGTTGATGAACATTGATCTGCGGTTTAGAGAACGTTAAATAATCTTGGATGACTCTTTCAGCTGATTGCAGTTCATTTTTTAAAATAGAAAGGTACTGTGTCCGTTTTTCTTCTGATAAAGTGTGATCCTGTAAGAGTTGGACAAAACCGATTGCAGCTGTTAGCGGATTTCTGATTTCATGGGAGATCGCCGCCCCCATTTGTTCAACAGCTTCTAGGCGCTTAGCTTTGATAACATGTTGCCTAAGCAGAATGCTTTTGTCAATTTCTTCTATAAAGTAGGCGATCATTCCAACACCAAGCGGCTGAATAATAGCATACGCAAACCATACATCAAACACCGGGTAAAATAGATCCATCAGTATGAGAGTAATGGCTTCAGGCAAGCTAAGCAGAAACGTTATAATAACAGAAAGCAGAATTCGTTTCCTGGAAGATTTTTTTAAGAACCAAGGGGAAAGCTCGAAACATAGCAGAGCAATGAATAGAAAATAAAAAGCAGTAAAAAGAAATCCAGAGTCTAAACCATAAATCGCTCGTAGACCAATGGCAATTGCAGCTAAAATAGGTCCAAGTCCCATATACAAGCCGCCAATAATGATTGGAATCAAACGTAAATCTAAAAAATAGCTTTCATGTAGAGGGTATGTAAATAGTAAACAGATGACGAGACTTAAAATAAATATAATGGCCGCGGTTATTTGAATGGAACGGAGACTCTTTAGTTTTTCGGACCATAACACACCAACAAATAGTAAAACCATTATTAGGGATAGATTGAAAAAGAAGTGTATCGTTAACTCCATAATCCGATTCTCCTATAAATCCATATAGCTTGATATTAATCAAAAACTGGAAATTATACAATCCGTTTTAATAGTCTTATAGGTAAAATAAACAAGCCATATACCATACAGTGAAACTCCTATTAATATAATCCTTGTCAGTAATAATCTTCGCTCCATATCCCTCGAAGAAAATTTCCTTATCTGTTTCCTTTTCAAATGCATTAGGCTAGGAAAACATCATACCCGGGTCTCCATAAGCTCCTCCCCAATCAATTAGGTATACAAAATTTTTTAACAAAAGTTTCAAGA
This window encodes:
- a CDS encoding LysR family transcriptional regulator, producing the protein MEFEQLEAFLAVSQTKNFTKAAELLHIAQSTVTTRIKLLEEKMNKKLFERNNRMVELTPAGINFLPFAQRIQELMYEGEKIVRSEGLFEGSIVFGSLQSLWEYVFPPIISAFRKEQPKIALRTITGHSNDIIQKMMDGFIDIGVVYIPPHHHEIEVVPYFEDTIHLFAHQNFVIKKDSIVTEDFNKLPYIHMNWGSPFTEWYLKSLGDVIYPLQVDNSTLFVKMLLSGEGIGFLPEYIAKGHVQENQLKKLPFTPTHPIPKRPAYIIYPKRKKAKVEQLLHFLL
- a CDS encoding MFS transporter yields the protein MKRNRLPKGVVLLFVNSLLMSMGFYALIPYLAYYITENLLFTPFIAGMVLMVRQFSQQGTTFFFGAIGDIFGYKMIISLGLFIRGVGFLMFAIATSIPGLLLAAIVSGLGGSLFEPASKAALTELTPLDERRRVFSIDKIIKNIGMVGAALAGAMLIEFPFYYLCFVSGGLFIIGGILTYFILPDINIHTDTPSFKQMLRTVIKDRFFVIFTCLMTGYWFMFIQLYLTIPIYAEELTGTPKIVSGLYFTFAALIIFIQYPIQSLIKNTQNAVCFGMMLMGFGLVTIGITANIAIFFIGFLLFAIGVMVAEPAIYDLTALSSQEGMTSSYFGFFYFSMAIGGGLSQGIGGWLLQTGKVIGIPSLLWYICGIVALLSISGLYWLFKYQRKAHLSCSNTSFN
- a CDS encoding VOC family protein, with the translated sequence MEPRITVITLGVDDLERSLLFYRDGLGLSTEGIIGQEFEHGAVAFFDLQAGLKLAIWNRKDIAYDTKMNQTGSSPTEFTIGHNVRSKKEVDQVMEQAKKAGATITVPAHETFWGGYSGYFQDPDGHLWEIVWNPQWEI
- a CDS encoding sensor histidine kinase; translation: MELTIHFFFNLSLIMVLLFVGVLWSEKLKSLRSIQITAAIIFILSLVICLLFTYPLHESYFLDLRLIPIIIGGLYMGLGPILAAIAIGLRAIYGLDSGFLFTAFYFLFIALLCFELSPWFLKKSSRKRILLSVIITFLLSLPEAITLILMDLFYPVFDVWFAYAIIQPLGVGMIAYFIEEIDKSILLRQHVIKAKRLEAVEQMGAAISHEIRNPLTAAIGFVQLLQDHTLSEEKRTQYLSILKNELQSAERVIQDYLTFSKPQINVHQPFNIHDELKHVVQLLEPTANRNSVQIVEDFSMWGTIEGDPQKFHQCMVNIMKNAIEAMPNGGILTVETKTTSSKVMIRIQDTGSGMSREQIDRLGEPYYSTKGDKGTGLGLMVVYSIARAMKGTIHVESEPGAGTTFELTFRTIPSTLENPETKEASEIGL
- a CDS encoding RNA polymerase sigma factor; protein product: MSHQDLDIEEIYNLYYKDVYHFAIYYTNNKHEAEDITQETFIKAMKNLNSLQSLEKAKVWILTIAKNTAIDYKRKMRRISFFPAFFKEERLSAPSPEERMLGQDSWKYVQKALLKLKPQYRSILILRGIKEYSTQETAEILGITEEKVRMNYHRAKTYLKREVGSLEEGWEMINERK
- a CDS encoding AbgT family transporter, whose product is MAQNFEKQKRSFFDRLLDSIEKVGNKLPDPIVLFFILCGITLLVSLIASLINISAVHPVTKETVEVINLLNGEGIVNMLTNMVTNFSSYPPLGMVLVMMIGVGLAEQSGFFSTLLKRAVVSTPKKVLIPSIILIAIVANAAGDAGPVVLPPLAATVLMAFGYHPLVGLVMAYASTLGAFAANLIIGMSDTLVAGFTGPAAQTVDPDYVANPAMNYYFIVASTFILLPVALWVTHKFTIPRFGTYTGEIEKMEAITPEESRGLKWAGISALLFVGVILALLLPENGILRNQETGSMIDNSPFINGIVPILTIFFFIPGLFYGFGAKTIQTSKDFGDMLGKSLSTMGPYIVLVFAAAQLLSFFNASNLGPIIAIKGAEFLQDIGLTGVPLIILFILFVACVNLLIGSASAKWAILAPIFVPMFMYLGYDPAFTQAIYRIGDSITNPITPMLPYLVLLLSFAKRFDPKIGLGTLISALFPYTVFFGIFWIILIVIWYLIGIPVGPEGPILLK
- a CDS encoding PAS domain S-box protein, producing the protein MSKVDSTKDLIKQINGYHAFINRSGELISHFSRSGISTYISPASLTLLGYESKELIGKSIFDFCHPQDQYLLEQIFSPFLQSDTEKKRTTFRIRRKEGNYIWVESTFIIIDSEELFCISRDVTEQKVIEEELKANQDKYQLLVDNLLDTVGIITLNGIWIYINEAGKRLFGTIRSEEIIGKSFIDLFPEKERNRIQECMERSLLNLSASLNEVTILRQDHQTKQVELKFIPTIYKEKKTYQVIIRDITERKKIEEKLQQTEKLSVVGQLAAGIAHEIRNPLTAIKGFTQLVKENYTDEYLSVVLTELEQIETIINDLLILAKPQVEIIQKVDIRDIIESSITLFHSQAILSNCEFIVNINFKNQYVVGESEQLKQVFINLIKNSTEAMPNGGNILINADIVEDMIKILITDEGVGIPKDRILKLGEPFYSTKEKGTGLGLMICNRIIKNHSGSLHIDSKVNEGTTVTIQLPRVP